In one window of Hevea brasiliensis isolate MT/VB/25A 57/8 chromosome 10, ASM3005281v1, whole genome shotgun sequence DNA:
- the LOC110667777 gene encoding aquaporin SIP1-1-like isoform X1 has product MGVIKAVIGDAILTSMWVFSMPLLGIFASAVAAYIGVEAMSVAGLFITINVATCFVLTFSLIGAALGGASFNPTATISFYAAGIKPDASLMSMAVRFPAQAAGGVGGAKAILQAMPSKYKHLLKGPSLKVDLHTGAVAEGTLTFVFCLAMLLVMVKGPKNLLLKVWMVAVVTVGLVVSGRQYTGPSLNPANAYGWAYINNWHNTWELFYVYWICPFAGATLAAWVFRYLFKAPIKDKQA; this is encoded by the coding sequence ATGGGTGTGATCAAAGCAGTCATAGGAGATGCAATTTTGACTTCCATGTGGGTATTTAGCATGCCACTTCTGGGAATTTTCGCCTCCGCCGTAGCAGCATATATAGGTGTAGAAGCCATGTCAGTAGCAGGTCTTTTCATTACTATAAATGTAGCCACTTGTTTTGTGCTAACTTTCAGCTTGATAGGAGCTGCCTTGGGTGGTGCCAGCTTCAATCCCACCGCAACTATATCCTTTTATGCTGCTGGGATTAAACCTGATGCGTCTCTCATGTCCATGGCCGTGCGATTTCCTGCTCAGGCGGCTGGAGGGGTTGGTGGAGCCAAGGCAATCTTACAAGCTATGCCTAGCAAATACAAGCATCTGCTCAAGGGTCCTTCTTTGAAGGTGGATTTGCATACAGGAGCAGTTGCAGAAGGGACGTTGACTTTTGTTTTTTGCCTTGCTATGCTTCTTGTTATGGTTAAGGGTCCCAAGAACTTGTTATTGAAGGTTTGGATGGTGGCTGTGGTTACTGTGGGATTGGTTGTTTCTGGTAGGCAATATACAGGGCCTTCCTTGAACCCTGCCAATGCCTATGGATGGGCATATATAAACAATTGGCATAACACCTGGGAGTTGTTTTATGTTTATTGGATCTGCCCTTTTGCTGGAGCAACTTTGGCTGCTTGGGTTTTCCGTTACCTGTTCAAGGCCCCCATCAAGGATAAGCAAGCTTGA
- the LOC110667777 gene encoding aquaporin SIP1-1-like isoform X2: MGVIKAVIGDAILTSMWVFSMPLLGIFASAVAAYIGAALGGASFNPTATISFYAAGIKPDASLMSMAVRFPAQAAGGVGGAKAILQAMPSKYKHLLKGPSLKVDLHTGAVAEGTLTFVFCLAMLLVMVKGPKNLLLKVWMVAVVTVGLVVSGRQYTGPSLNPANAYGWAYINNWHNTWELFYVYWICPFAGATLAAWVFRYLFKAPIKDKQA; the protein is encoded by the exons ATGGGTGTGATCAAAGCAGTCATAGGAGATGCAATTTTGACTTCCATGTGGGTATTTAGCATGCCACTTCTGGGAATTTTCGCCTCCGCCGTAGCAGCATATATAG GAGCTGCCTTGGGTGGTGCCAGCTTCAATCCCACCGCAACTATATCCTTTTATGCTGCTGGGATTAAACCTGATGCGTCTCTCATGTCCATGGCCGTGCGATTTCCTGCTCAGGCGGCTGGAGGGGTTGGTGGAGCCAAGGCAATCTTACAAGCTATGCCTAGCAAATACAAGCATCTGCTCAAGGGTCCTTCTTTGAAGGTGGATTTGCATACAGGAGCAGTTGCAGAAGGGACGTTGACTTTTGTTTTTTGCCTTGCTATGCTTCTTGTTATGGTTAAGGGTCCCAAGAACTTGTTATTGAAGGTTTGGATGGTGGCTGTGGTTACTGTGGGATTGGTTGTTTCTGGTAGGCAATATACAGGGCCTTCCTTGAACCCTGCCAATGCCTATGGATGGGCATATATAAACAATTGGCATAACACCTGGGAGTTGTTTTATGTTTATTGGATCTGCCCTTTTGCTGGAGCAACTTTGGCTGCTTGGGTTTTCCGTTACCTGTTCAAGGCCCCCATCAAGGATAAGCAAGCTTGA